The sequence GTCCGCGCCCACCGCCATGAAGGCCGCCTTGGCCAGGGAGCTCTTGCCGGCCCCGCGCGAGCCCCACAGCAGGGCGTGGTTGCTGGGCAGGCCGCGGGCGAAGCGGCCCAGGTTCTCGACGAAGCGGTTTTTCTGCCGCTCGACCCCGACCAGCAGGTCCAGGGCCAGGCCATAGTCCGGCGCGGCGATGAAGGCCTCCCGCGCAGGGACGTAGCGATAGAGCCGGGCCTGGCCGAAGTCGGGGCGGGCGGCGGCGGGCGGCGCCAGGCGCTCGAGCGCCTCGGCGATGCGGGCCAGCAGGGCAGGAACTTGATCCGTCATGCCCTGCTTCCTATCGGTCCGCCGCGCATTGCAAAAGCCTCTAGCAACGCCTAGCTTCCGCCGACCTTGAAATCGGCCCCCGGAGTCCGGCGGCCGGCGATATTTTTTGGAGACTACATGTTCGCGAATGCAGCCGGCGGCGCCGGCGGTCCTCAGGATATGCTCATCCAGTTCGCCCCGATCGTGGTGCTGATGGTGCTGTTCTATTTCCTCCTGATCCGTCCCCAGCAAAGGCGGGCCAAGGAGCACCAAACCGCCATCGCGGGGGTGAAGCGCAACGACACCGTGGTGCTGTCTTCGGGCCTGATCGGCAAGGTGGTGCGGGTCGAGGACAAGGAGGTCGGTCTCGAGATCGCCCAGGGCGTGACGGTCAAGGTGGTCAAGTCGATGATCGCCGAGGTGCGCACCCGCGGCGCCCCGGCGGCGGCCAACGACGCCAAGTCCTGACCCTTCCGCTGACCAAGGGCTGAACGGCCATGCTTCCTCTTCCGCGCTGGCGGGTCATCCTCTGTGTGCTGGCGACCCTGTTCGGGGTGGTCTTCACCCTGCCCAACCTCTTGCCCCAGGCGACCCTGGACGCCCTGCCGTCCTGGGCGCCGCACCAGAAGATCAATCTGGGCCTGGACCTGCAGGGCGGCTCGTATCTGCTCTTGGAGGTTGACACCAACGCCCTCTTGAAAGAGCGCCTGACCAACCTGGTCGAGGACGTGCGCAACAGCCTGCGCGAAAAGCAGATCGCCTTCTCCGGCCTGGGCCAGACCGGCAATGCGGTTTCGGTCCGCATCAATGACGCCACCCAGGTCAGCGCAGCGGTGCAGGCGCTGCAGGGTCTCGGCCAACCGCTGGGCGGGGTGAGCGGCGCGCGTGACGTGACCGTCGCCACCGGCCCCGACCAGCACATCACCCTGTCGCTGCAGCCCCAGGCCCTGACCGCCGATGCGGCCAAGGCGGTCAGCGGCGACATCGAGATCCTGCGCCGGCGGATTGACGCCCTTGGCACCAAGGAGCCGTCGATCACCCGCCAGGGCGCCGACCGGATCGTGGTCGAGGTGCCGGGTGAGAGCGATCCCGAGCGGCTGAAATCCGTGATCGGCCAGACCGCCAAGCTGAGCTTCCAGATGGTCGATGAGACCGTCCAGCCGCAGGACATCGCCGCCGGCCGCATACCGCCGGAGGACGTGGTCTATCCCAGCACCGAGGAGGGCCACCCGCCGCTGGCGGTCAACCGCCGCGCCCTGATCACCGGCGAAATGCTGACCCAGGCCAGTTCCGGCACCGATCCGCAGTCCGGCCAGTGGGCGGTGAACTTCCGCTTCAACGGCCAGGGCGCCCGCCGCTTCGGCGACGCCACCACTCAGAACGTCGGCAAGCGCTTCGCCATCGTGCTCGACGGCAAGATCCTGTCGGCGCCGAATATCCGCGAGCCGATCCTGGGCGGATCGGGCCAGATCACCGGCAGCTTCACCCCCGAGACCGCCAACGACCTGGCCGTGCTGCTGCGCTCCGGCGCCCTGCCGGCGCCCCTGAAGTTCGAAGAGCAGCGCACTGTGGGCGCCGAGCTGGGCGCCGACTCGGTCAAGGCCGGCGCCCTGGCCGGGATCATCGCCCTGGTTCTGATCGGCGCCTTCATGGGCCTGGCCTATGGCGGGGTGTTCGGCGGCTTCGCCATCCTGGGCCTTTTGATCAACATGGCCATGCTGATGGCCGCCATGTCGGTCGGCGGCGCGGTCCTGACCCTGCCGGGCATCGCCGGCCTGATCCTGACCATCGCCATGGCCGTGGACGCCAACGTGCTGATCTATGAGCGCATCCGCGACGAGGAGCGGGCGGGGCGCAGGCCGGCCGTGGCCATCGACACCGGCTTCTCCCGCGCCGCGGTTTCGATCCTGGACGCCAACCTGACCACCGGCATCTCGGCCCTGATCCTGTTCATGTTCGGCGCCGGCCCGGTGCGCGGCTTCGCCTGGACCCTGTCGATCGGCATCTGCACCTCGGTGTTCTCGGCCCTGTTCATCACCCGCATGTTCGTCTTCCTCTGGTTCCGGGCGACCCGGGCCAAGACGTTGCCGATCTGAGGACCTAGAGAAACATGTTCTGGCCCCTGATCCGTCTCCTGCCCAAGGAGACCCACTTCAAGTTCGTCAGCCTGGCGCGGGTCGCCGGCGCCTTGTCGGCCCTGGTGGCGGTCGCCTCGATCGTCGCCGTCTTCACCCTGGGCCTGAACCTGGGCACCGATTTCAAGGGCGGCACCTCGATCGAGATCCAGACGCCGGGCCCGGCGCCCCTTTCCGGCCTGCGCGCCGAGCTGGAGCGGTTGCAGGTTAAGGACGCCCAGGTGCAGGGCTTCGGCGCGGCCAACGAGGCCATGATCCGCTTCGAGCCCAATCCGGGCGTCGATCCGGCCACAGCCGTGACCCAGATCAACCAGGACCTGACCGCCAAGTTCCCCGGCATTCAGTTCAAGCAGGTCGAGGTGGTGGGCGCCAAGTTCTCGGGCGAGCTGGTGCAGAAGGGGGTGATGGCCCTCTCCATCGCCATCCTTCTGATGCTGGCCTACATCTGGTTCCGCTTCCAGCTGCAGTTCGGCCTGGGCGCGGTGATCGCCCTGTTCCACGACATCATCCTGACCATGGGCGTCCTGGCCGTATTCAAGATCGAGTTTTCCATGCCCTCGATCGCGGCGCTTCTCACCATCATCGGCTATTCGATGAACGAGAAGGTGATCTCCTTCGACCGGCTGCAGGAGAACCTGCGCAAGTACAAGCGCATGCCCCTGGCCGACGTGATCAACCTGTCGGAAAACGAACGCCTGTCGCGGACCCTGATCACCGGCTCGACCGCGCTCCTGGCGCTGAGCGGCATGCTGTTCCTGGGCGGGCCCACCGTGTTCCCGTTCGTGTTCGCCATGGTTTTCGGCATCTTCGTCGGCACCTATTCGACCATCTATGTCGCCCTGCCGGTGATCCTGCTCTGGGGCGTCAACCGCACCGGCGGCGACGCCGAGCCGCTGAAGCCGGCCAACGTTCGGCCCTGACCCGCGGCGCCTGTGACGCGAAACAAGATCGCGTCTCAGGCGCAGAGCCTCTTGCCCGCAGGTGAAAGAGGTAGCACCGTGCCTGCACAAGCCCGGCCTTGAGTCCGGGCGAGGCAAAGGGGCTAAGGGAAATGGCGGCGCTGCTGCAAAACTTCCGCAACACCATCATCGTCAGTGTGATCCTGGGCCTGCTGATGGTCGCGGGCTACTACGTCCACCGCACCAGCGACGCGGCCTTCTGGCAGGCGGTGTTCCGTTGGATGCACGTATTCTTCGGCATCCTCTGGATCGGCCTGCTCTACTATTTCAACTTCGTCCAGATCCGGGTCATGCCCGCCATACCGGCCGAACTGAAGCCGGCGGTGTCCAAGCACATCGCCCCTGAGGCCCTGTTCTGGTTCCGCTGGGCGGCGCTGGCGACCTGGGTGATGGGCGTGATCCTGGCCATCGATCGCGGCTATCTGCTGCAAGCCGTGACCCTCGGCCTTTCCGAGACCCCGGCCAGCGTGCCGCACGGCATGATCGGCATCGGCATGTGGCTGGCGACGATCATGTTCCTCAATGTCTGGGCCGTCATCTGGCCGAACCAAAAGAGGGCGCTCGGCATCGTCGAGGCGGACGCCGACGCCAAGGCCAAGGCCGCCCGTATCGCCATGCTGGCCTCGCGCATCAACACGCTGCTCTCGATCCCGATGCTGGCGGCGATGACCATGAACCAGACGCTGTTCGGCTGATCGCTGGACGCTGGCCCCTCTCGTTTCGGCGGGAGGGGCTTTTTCCAATGACGCCCATGGGGTAGGGGCTGCCCATGGACGCCGCCGATTCCCTCGACGAACAGGTCCGGCGGGCCGATCCAGACCGCTGGCTGTCCAGCCGCTTCGTCGCCGACGTAGAGGCCAGGGCCGACCTGATCGCCCTCTACGCCTTCGACCAAGAGCTCTCCCACGTCCTGTCGGCGACGCGCGAGCCGATGATGGCCGAGATCCGCCTGACCTGGTGGCGCGAGGCGGTGGACGAGATCTTCGCCGGCAAGCCCGCCCGCGGCCATCCGGCGCTGCAGGCCCTGGCGCTCGCCATCCGTCGCCGGAACCTCGCCCAGGCGCCGCTGGACGCGATGATCGAGGCCCGGTTCGACGACATCGAGGCCGCGCCGTTCACAGGCGAGGCGGCGCTGGCGGCCTATGCCGACCGCCTCTGTGGCGCGCCGCTCAGCCTGGCCCTGGCGGTGCTGGGCGAAGGGGAGGGGGCGGCGTTCCGGCCCGCGGCCCAGGCCTGGGCGATAGCGCGGCTGCCGGGCGAGCGCCTGCCTTGGGATGCGCAAGAGGCGCGCCGGCGCGGCCTCGTGGCTCTGGCTGAGGCGCGACCGGCGGCGCGGCGGCTGAAGGCCGCAGCTTTTCCGGCTGTGGCCCATCTCGCCCTGGTCGTTCCGCGTCTGAAAGGCCGGCTGCCGGGGCCCCTCGGCGCCCGGCTACGGCTGACCCTGGCTGTGCTGTCGGGGCGGATCTGAGCCCTATTCGGCCGCCGCGGCCACGGCGCCGCCGAGCCAGGCGTCCAGGTCCGCCAGGGCCCGCTCGCTCATCAGCCGCTTCTTGGCCCGGCCGCGTTCGGCCTGGGGCATGCGGCGGCCCTCGGCGTTGCGCCTGGGCGCCTCCATGGGCGGCAAGAGGCCATAGTTGATGTTCATCGGCTGGAACGAGCCGCCAGCCATATGCCCGCCGGTGATGTGGCCGATCAGCGCCCCGAGCGCCGTGGTGGGCGGCGGCGTCATGACCGGCCGGCCCAGTCGCTCGGCCGCGGCGAAACGCCCGGCCAGGAGGCCCACGGCCGCGCTCTCCACATAGCCCTCGACGCCCGTGACCTGGCCGGCGAAGCGCAGACGCGGGTCGGCCTTCAGCCTCAGGGATGCGTCCAGCACCCGCGGGCTGTTGATGAAGGTGTTGCGGTGCAGGCCGCCCAGGCGGGCGAACACCGCCTTCTCCAGGCCCGGGATGGTGCGGAAGACCTCGGTCTGGGCGCCGTGCTTCAGCTTGGTCTGGAAGCCGACCATGTTCCACAGGGTGCCAAGCGCATTGTCCTGGCGCAGCTGGACGATCGCCCAGGGCTTGACCGTGGGGTCATGCGGATTGGTCAGGCCCACCGGCTTCATCGGCCCGTGCCGCAGGGTCTCGCGCCCGCGCTCGGCCATCACCTCGATCGGCAGGCAGCCGTCGAAATAGGGGACGTGCTCCCACTCCTTGAACTCGGCCTTGGGCCCGGCCAGCAGGGCGTCGATGAAGGCGTCGTACTGCGCCTTGTCCATCGGGCAGTTGATATAGGCGGCCGCATCGCCGCCCGGCCCCTCCTTGTCGTAGCGTGACTGGCGCCAGGCCACCGACATGTCGATGGTCTCCAGGTGCACGATCGGAGCGATGGCGTCGAAGAAGGATAAGCCCTCCTCGCCCGTGAGCGCGCCGATGGCCTCGGACAGGGCTGGCGATGTCAGGGGGCCGGTGGCGACAATCACGCTGTCCCAGTCGGCCGGCGGGGCGCCGGCGACCTCCTCGCGCACGATGGTCACGTTCGGGTGCGCCTCCAGCGCGGCGGTCACCGCGGCCGAGAAGCCCTCGCGGTCCACGGCGAGCGCGCCGCCCGCCGGCACCTGATGCGCGTCGGCGGTCTTCATGATCAGCGAGCTGCAGCGGCGCATCTCGGCGTGCAGCAGGCCCACGGCGTTGTAGGCCCAGTCGTCGGAGCGGAACGAGTTGGAACAGACCAGTTCGGCTAGGCCGTCGGTCTGGTGGGCGTCGGTGCGGCGAACGGGGCGCATCTCGTGCAGGACCACACGGGCGCCGGCCTCGGCGATCTGCCAGGCGGCCTCCGAGCCGGCCAGGCCGCCGCCGATGACATGGATGGGGGTGTCGGACATGGCGGCTGTCATAGTCCGAGCCGCCTGTGGACGGAAGGGCGCGTCTGCTCCACCCTCGGGGGAGGCAGGGCGCGATTCCCGCGCCGTCGGGGGTCGGCATGAGCCAGGTTTCGATCGTCAGCGCCGGCACGGCAGGCGCAGAGCTTGTGTTCAAGCGCCCGCTGGCGGTGCTGGCCTGGGGCCTGACGTTCCTGGTGCTGTACGGGCTGCCGGCGGGGCTGATCTGGGCCGGCATGCTGCCGAACCTGATGCACATGATGGCGGGCGGCGGCCGGCCCCCGTCGCCGACCGATCCGGCCCTCCTGGCCATGACCATGCAGTTGCAGTTCGCCAACGTCTTGATGCTGGTCGGGTCCTTCGCCGCGCGGGCGGTGGTCTACAGCGCCATCTGCCGCGCCGTGCTCGAGCCGGAAGCCAGCCGCTTCGGCTATGTCCGCTTCGGCATGCAGGAGGTCTGGGTCGGCCTCGTCACCATCGTCGGCTCGATCCTGATCGGCGCGGCCATGCTGGCCGGCGCCATCGTCATCGGCATACCCACAGGCATCGCCGCCATTGCGCTGCAGAAGACCGCCACGCCAGGAACCTGGGTCCTTCTGATCGGCGCGGCGGTGATCGCTTTGGTGGCGGCGGTGGCCTGGATCGGCCTGCGCCTGTCCCTGGCTGGGCCGATGAGCTTTGCGGCCAACCAATTCCGCCTGTTCGAATCCTGGCCGCTGACTCGCGGCAAGGTCTGGTCGCTGCTGGGGGTGGGCGTGGTCGCCGTGGCGCTGATGCTCGTGTTCGAACTCGTCTTCCTGCTGATCGCGGCGATCGTCGGCGGGGGCGCCTTATTTCTCGCTGTGGCTGGCGGGCGTTTCGATCCCAGTTCGTTTGGGAGCAACCCCGCCGCAGTGTTGCAGATGTTCACGCCCTGGCTGGGCCTTGCGCTGGCGGCCGGCTGCTTCTTCATCGGCGCCATGAGCGCCGTGGTCGTGGCGCCGTTCGCCCGCGTCTATCAGCTCCTGACCCCGACGAAGGCGGATGCGCAGGCCGCGGTGTTCAGCTGACTGTGGCAAAAACGCCGTCCGCCGGGACGGATGCGCCATGGCGCTTTACAAATGCCGGAGGGATCGCAAGCTCTCCAGCGACGCCGGGCCGAGACTCGGCTTATGGACCTTGGCTATGAGCGGCTTTTCCCCCACTGAGGCAGCCACCGAAGGCATCCGCCTGACGCGTCTTCGTTCGCGGGCGGTGGTGATCTGGGGGCTGGCCTATTTCGCTTTCACCATCCTGCTCGGCAAGCTCGCCGAGTTGACCCTTGGGCCGCACTTCGCCGAGACCCTGGCCGAGTTCAAGCGCGGCGATCCGGACGCCTTCTGGCCGCTCACCCTTCGCATGTGGCCGTTCTTCGCCGCCGCCGTGCCGATCAATCTGGTGTTCCAGGCGATCTTCACCTGCGCCGTCTATCGCGCGGTGCTGGACCCGGAAAACGCCCGCAACGGCTATATGCGCCTGGGCGCCGACGAGTGGCGCATGGTCGGGCTGAACCTGCTGGTCAGCCTGATCTGGACCGTGGCCCTGTTCGGAGTCGGCCTCGTCGGGCTTCTGTCGGCCATCACTCTGGGCGTGATCGGTTCGCCCCTCACAGCCCTCCTCGGGCTCGTGCTCAACCTGGCCGCCGTGGCGGTGGCCATCTGGATATTGGTGCGCCTGTCGCTCGCCGGCGCGATCACCTTCTCCGAAAAGCGGATCATCGTCTCGAAGTCGTGGGAGGTCACCCGCGGCCGGTTCTGGCCATTGGTCTGGGCCTATGTCCTGGCCTTCATGCTCTGGGCGGTGCTGATCGTCTTCGTCAGAATGGCCGTCTGGGTCGTGCTGCGTCTCGGCGAACAGCTCAGCGGCCTGAACCTGTCCAACCCGGACCCCAGCTCGACCGACCCCCTGATCTTCCTGATCGGCCTTTTGAGTTCGGCCGGGACGGCGGTGGTGCTCACCTGCTTCTCGGTGATCCTCACCGCCCCCTCGGCCGAGGTCTATCGCGAGCTGACCCTCACGCCTGAGAGCTAGGCCGGGCGCGAACCCGCGCGTGCCAGGCGGCGAGATTGGCAAGTTCGGCCGGCCGCTCCAGCCCGATCCAGCCTGCGAAATCGACCGTGCTCAAAAGGCAGATGTCGGCCATGCTGAAGCCGTCGCCGGTCAAATAGTCCTTGCCCTCGAGTTCGCGGTCGAAGAAGCGATAGCCGCCCATCACGTGCTCGCGGTTGGACTCGCCGAAGTCCTTGAACTGGGTCAGCAGGGCGGCGGTGTAGGGGTGGGCGTGGCGCCAGAACATGCCGACCGGGGTCATCAGTGCGAACTCCGCCCGCCGGATCCACATATCCACCCTTGCCTTCTCCAGGGCGGTGGTCCCGAACAGCGGCGGGGCCGGCTGGATCTCCTCGAAATAGCGGCAGATGGCGACGGTTTCGGAGATGGTCGTCCCGTCGTCCAGCTCCAGGGTCGGGATCTGGCCCAGGCTGTTCTTGGCGCGGTATTCCGGCGACTTGTGCTCGCGCTTGCGCAGGTCGACCGGCGTCTCGGCCAGCTCGATCCCTTTCTCGGCCAGGAAGATGCGCACGCGCCTGGGGTTCGGCGCCGGCATGGGCGCGCCGTAGAGCTTCATGGGGTCCCTCCTTTTGTCGTTGGAGGGTTTCTAATTGAAACGCCTGTTTGAATCCAGCGTTGTTACGCCCGTTTCAGCGCCTTGACCCGTTCCCGTCGGCGCTCGTCCTGGCGCTTGAACACCTCGGCCAGGTAGCGGCCGGTCCAGCTCTTGGGATCGGCGGCGACCTTTTCCGGCGAGCCTAGGGCCACGATCTCGCCGCCGCCGTCGCCGCCCTCGGGGCCGAAGTCCAGCAGCCAGTCGGCGGTCTTGATGACGTCGAGATTGTGCTCGATCACCACCACCGTGTTACCCTGGTCGACCAACTCGTGCAGCACTTCCAACAGCTTGCGGGTGTCCTCGAAATGCAGGCCCGTGGTCGGCTCGTCGAGAATGTAGAGCGTCCGCCCCGTGGCCCTGCGCGACAGCTCCTTGGACAGCTTCACCCGCTGCGCCTCGCCGCCCGACAGGGTCGTCGCCGGCTGGCCGACCTGGACGTAAGAAAGTCCGACCCGCTTCAGGGTCTCCATCTTGTCGCGCACCGGCGGCACAGCCTTGAAGAAGTCGGCGGCCTCCTCGACGGTCATGTCCAGGATGTCCGAGATCGACTTGCCCTTGAACAGGATCTCCAGGGTCTCGCGGTTGTAGCGCTTGCCCTTGCAGACGTCGCAGGTGACGTAGACGTCGGGCAGGAAGTGCATCTCGATCTTGATCAGCCCGTCGCCCTGGCAGGCCTCGCAGCGCCCGCCCTTGACGTTGAAGCTGAACCGCCCCGGCCCATAGCCTCTAGCCTTGGCCTCGGGCAGCTGGGCGAACCAGTCGCGGATCGGCTGGAAGGCGCCGGTATAGGTTGCTGGGTTCGATCGCGGCGTGCGCCCGATCGGCGACTGGTCGATGTCGATGACCTTGTCGAAATGCTCCAGCCCCTCGATCCGCTCGTGCGCAGCCGGGGCGTCCGAGGCGTTGTTCAGCCGGCGGGCCGCGGCCTTGTAGAGGGTTTCGATGGTGAAGGTGGACTTGCCGCCGCCGGAGACGCCGGTGATGCAGGTGAACACCCCGACCGGGATTTCGCCGGTCACTTCCTTCAGATTGTTTCCCCGCGCGCCGATCACTTTCAGCTTCTTCTTGCCGATCGGCCGGCGGTCCTCGGGGATCGCGATCTCGCGCTCGCCGGTCAGATACTGGCCGGTCAGGCTCTTGGGATTGGCCATGATGTCGGCCGGCTTGCCCTCGGCGACGATCTCGCCGCCATGCACGCCCGCCGCCGGGCCCATGTCGATGACATGGTCGGCGGTCAGGATCGCCTCCTCGTCGTGCTCGACCACCAGCACCGAATTGCCCAGGTCCCGCAGCCCCTTCAGGCTGGTCAGCAGGCGATGGTTGTCGCGCTGGTGCAGGCCGATCGAGGGCTCGTCCAGCACATAGAGCACGCCGGTCAGGCCCGAGCCGATCTGCGAGGCCAGGCGGATGCGCTGGCTCTCGCCGCCCGACAGGGTGCCGGAATTGCGCGACAGGTTCAGGTAGTCCAGGCCCACATCGACCAGGAAGCGCAGGCGGTCGTTGATCTCCTTCAGGATCCGCCGGGCGATCTCCATCTGCTTCTCGGAGAGGGTGGTCTCCAGGCTCTCGAACCAGTCGCGGGCCTGGCGGATGGCCAGCAGAGAGACCTCGGCGATATGCCGGCCGGCGATCTTCACCGCCAGGGCCTCGGGCTTAAGGCGAAAGCCGGTGCAGGCCTCGCACGGGGTGTCGGACTGGTAGCGGCCCAGCTCCTCGCGGACCCAGCTTGAATCGGTCTCGCGCCAGCGCCGCTCAAGGTTTGGCAGCACGCCCTCGAAGGTCTTGTTGACCTCGTATTTGCGGGCGTTGTCGTCATAGACGAAGTTGATCTTCTGGCCGGCCGAGCCGTGCAGGATCACCTTCTGCGCCTCCTCCGGCAGCTTGTGCCAGGGCACGTCCATCGAGAAGCCGTAGTGCCGTGACAGGGCCTGCAGGGTCTGGGTGTAGAGCGGCGAGGGCCCCTTGGCCCAGGGCGAGACCGCGCCCTTGTGCAGGCTCTTGTCCTTGTCGGGAATGACCAGGTCGGCGTCGAATGCCAGCTTGGCCCCCAGGCCGTCGCAGACCGGGCAGGCGCCGAACGGGTTGTTGAACGAGAACAGCCGCGGCTCGATCTCGCTGATGGTGAAGCCGGAGACCGGACAGGCGAACTTCTCGCTGAACAGAAGCCGCCTGGGCTCCTTCTCGCCCTCTTCCACATTGGCCCATTCGGCCACCGCAATGCCGTCGGCCAGGCGTAGAGCGGTCTCCAGCGAGTCCGCCAGCCGCTGTTCCATGCCGTCCTTGGTGACGATGCGGTCGACCACCACGTCGATGTCGTGCTTGAACTTCTTGTCGAGCGCCGGGGCGTCCTCGATCGGATAGAACTCGCCGTCGATCTTAAGCCGCTGGAACCCCGAGCGCTGCCACTCGGCGATCTCCTTGCGGTACTCGCCCTTGCGGCCGCGCACCACGGGGGCCAGCAGATAGAGGCGCGTGCCTTCGGGCAGGGCGGTGATCTTATCGACCATCATGCTGACGGTCTGGCTCTCGATCGGCAGGCCGGTGGCCGGCGAATAGGGCACGCCGACCCGCGCCCATAAGAGGCGCATATAGTCGTGGATCTCGGTCACCGTGCCGACGGTCGAGCGCGGGTTGCGGCTGGTGGTCTTCTGCTCGATGGAGATGGCCGGCGACAGGCCCTCGATCAGGTCCACGTCCGGCTTGCTCATCAGCTCCAGGAACTGGCGGGCATAGGCCGATAGGCTCTCGACATAGCGGCGCTGGCCCTCGGCGTAGATGGTGTCGAAGGCGAGCGACGACTTGCCCGACCCGGAGAGACCAGTCAGCACCACCAGCTGGTCGCGCGGAATGTCGACGCTGACATCCTTCAGATTGTGCTCGCGCGCGCCGCGCACGCGGATGAACCGGTTCGGATCGGACATTCAGATGCTCGCCTAGGGGACCACCCCATTTAGGGCGGCCCAGCCCAAATTGTAATAGCGGGAGTCTGTCCCACAGCAAGAACGAAATGGGAACTGGTGGCGGGCTGCTGACAGAACCTGTCAGGAGACTGGCGGTGGGCCCCTTACCGCGGCAAATACGTCCGCAGCACGTCGTCGATGATCCGCTCCAGCTCGTTCAGCGTGTTGCAGGTCTTGGCCACGTGGCAGAAGCGGCGGTAGCGCTCCATCTCGCTGTCGCCGCGGCTCCAGAAGCTTTCAGGCTCCGGGTTCAGCCAGATCACCGCCCGGGCGCGCTTGTGGATCTGGCGCATCAGGTCGATGCGCGGGTTGACGTAGTTCGACCGCGCGTCGCCCAGGATGATCACGGTGGTGTGCCGGTCCAGCTGGTCCAGATGCAGGGCGCAGAAGTCCTCCCAGGCCTGGCCATAGTCGGTGGACCGCATGCCGATCCGCGCCAGCACCGCAGCGATGGCGCCCTCGACCTGCTCGTCCTCCAGGATGTCGCCCACCGCCACCAGCCTGTTGGAGAAGGCGAAGGCGTCCAGCCGCTCGACCACCTCGTGCAGGCTGTAGAGGAACAGCAGCAGAAACCGCGCCGCCGCCGCGACCGAGCCGGAGACGTCGCAGATGGCGACGATCTTGGGCTTTTCGATGGTCTCGTGCTTCCAGACGATGTCGAACGGCACCCCGCCATGGACCATCGATCGGCGCAGGGTGCGGCGCACGTCCAGCTTGCCGCGCTTGGAGCGGCGCTGCTGGTGGCTGTAACGGGCGGCCAGGCGCTTGGCCATGCGGCGGACCAGGGTCTGCATGGTCCCGATCTCGTGCCCGTCCAGCCCGGTCAGGCGCTCGTCGGCCAGGATCTGCTCGCGCAGGCGCTGGCTGGATTCGCCGGCATAGAGGTCGTGCTGACGCTCGACGTAGCTGTTGGCCTCGTCGAACAGGGCCTGGCGGCGCTCGGTCAGGCGCTGGGCCAGGGCGGCGCCTTGCGGATCGCCCGCCTGCTGCAGCCGGGCGATGAAGGCCTCCAGGTCCTTCAGCCCCATCTCGTCCAGCATCCGGCGGGTCAGCAGGCGCCGCTGGCTGGAGAGTCGGATGTCGGCCACCCCGGCGCGCTCGGCGGCCTCCTCCATGGCCTGGGACAGCGCCGCGGCGTCGTTCTCCATCAGCATCTGTCCGAGGGCGGACTCGCTGGCCTGGCCGCCCTGCGAGGGCGAGGCGTCCGGCTTGGGCGGCGGGGCCTTGCCGGGCTTGAACTCGTCGCGGCGGAAGAAGGTTTCGAAACAGGTCTCGAACCGAACGACCTCATCGGCGGTCTTGGCCGTGGCGGCGCACAGGGCGTCCTTCAGCGTCTCGCGGTCTGCATAGCCCACCAGCCGTACCGCCTGGTGCGCGTCGATCGCCTCGGCCGGCGAGACCCGGACGTCGACGGCGCGCAGGGCGCGGAGGAAGGATTCCAGGGTGCGCTGCATTAGGCTTGGCCTTCCAAGCCTCGAACGGCGGCGAGCCCCCTCCACCATGCTTCGCATGGTCCCCCTCCCCCGATGGGGGAGGAATGAGGGCCGAGCGCGCAACAGCAATTCCTCCCCCCTTGGGGGAGGGGGACCGCCCGCAGGGCGGTGGAGGGGGCTCGCTGCCGCACTAGTCTATCCCGCCTTGATCAGCTCGTTGATCTGCGGCTCCACCGCCGCGATGT is a genomic window of Phenylobacterium montanum containing:
- the uvrA gene encoding excinuclease ABC subunit UvrA, with translation MSDPNRFIRVRGAREHNLKDVSVDIPRDQLVVLTGLSGSGKSSLAFDTIYAEGQRRYVESLSAYARQFLELMSKPDVDLIEGLSPAISIEQKTTSRNPRSTVGTVTEIHDYMRLLWARVGVPYSPATGLPIESQTVSMMVDKITALPEGTRLYLLAPVVRGRKGEYRKEIAEWQRSGFQRLKIDGEFYPIEDAPALDKKFKHDIDVVVDRIVTKDGMEQRLADSLETALRLADGIAVAEWANVEEGEKEPRRLLFSEKFACPVSGFTISEIEPRLFSFNNPFGACPVCDGLGAKLAFDADLVIPDKDKSLHKGAVSPWAKGPSPLYTQTLQALSRHYGFSMDVPWHKLPEEAQKVILHGSAGQKINFVYDDNARKYEVNKTFEGVLPNLERRWRETDSSWVREELGRYQSDTPCEACTGFRLKPEALAVKIAGRHIAEVSLLAIRQARDWFESLETTLSEKQMEIARRILKEINDRLRFLVDVGLDYLNLSRNSGTLSGGESQRIRLASQIGSGLTGVLYVLDEPSIGLHQRDNHRLLTSLKGLRDLGNSVLVVEHDEEAILTADHVIDMGPAAGVHGGEIVAEGKPADIMANPKSLTGQYLTGEREIAIPEDRRPIGKKKLKVIGARGNNLKEVTGEIPVGVFTCITGVSGGGKSTFTIETLYKAAARRLNNASDAPAAHERIEGLEHFDKVIDIDQSPIGRTPRSNPATYTGAFQPIRDWFAQLPEAKARGYGPGRFSFNVKGGRCEACQGDGLIKIEMHFLPDVYVTCDVCKGKRYNRETLEILFKGKSISDILDMTVEEAADFFKAVPPVRDKMETLKRVGLSYVQVGQPATTLSGGEAQRVKLSKELSRRATGRTLYILDEPTTGLHFEDTRKLLEVLHELVDQGNTVVVIEHNLDVIKTADWLLDFGPEGGDGGGEIVALGSPEKVAADPKSWTGRYLAEVFKRQDERRRERVKALKRA
- a CDS encoding VWA domain-containing protein yields the protein MQRTLESFLRALRAVDVRVSPAEAIDAHQAVRLVGYADRETLKDALCAATAKTADEVVRFETCFETFFRRDEFKPGKAPPPKPDASPSQGGQASESALGQMLMENDAAALSQAMEEAAERAGVADIRLSSQRRLLTRRMLDEMGLKDLEAFIARLQQAGDPQGAALAQRLTERRQALFDEANSYVERQHDLYAGESSQRLREQILADERLTGLDGHEIGTMQTLVRRMAKRLAARYSHQQRRSKRGKLDVRRTLRRSMVHGGVPFDIVWKHETIEKPKIVAICDVSGSVAAAARFLLLFLYSLHEVVERLDAFAFSNRLVAVGDILEDEQVEGAIAAVLARIGMRSTDYGQAWEDFCALHLDQLDRHTTVIILGDARSNYVNPRIDLMRQIHKRARAVIWLNPEPESFWSRGDSEMERYRRFCHVAKTCNTLNELERIIDDVLRTYLPR